DNA sequence from the Neomonachus schauinslandi chromosome 16, ASM220157v2, whole genome shotgun sequence genome:
CTACTTGCAGAAAAAGCCCTAAGACAGTCAAAGTGCAGGCAGCTGTAAAGCAGGTGGCGTGCCCAGAAATGGCACATGCTGAGGGACTATGGTTGAGGTGCCAATGGCATCCCCTGCTTAGGGACGCTGCTTAGGGACTGTTCCTCCGTCTTTCTCCAAACCAGAGTTCTTATGGATCCTGCCATTTTCTTACAGACTTTGTCTCCCACCCCAGCCACATGgtttgtggggagaggggcagggaattCATAGCCAAACTTAGCCCTTTCccaggattcttttctttttatttttttaaagattgtatttatttatttatttgagagagcaagagagagagagcacgagcagagggtaggggggcagagggaagggggaagcagactccccactgagcggggagctgaACCTGTCccagggctccaacccaggaccccaagaccatgacctgagctgagtcagacacttaacagactgaaccactcaggcgtccctcttttcttttttaaatcatggacTCAGCAAGAGTGAGCTATTGATGGCAGAAACTCTGCAGTACCACAATGAACAGAGAGGGCTGAACAAAGCTGGTCCAGAGAGAAGCGAAAGCAAGCGATGGAGAGTCTCCGAGTCAGTCTCGATCTGTCCAAAGTTCCATCATCCCCTTTCCTCTGATGGTCAGTCGCTCAGCTTTCCCTTAGAGTACATGTGCACTAACCTCCAAATCTTCACAAACTTCATCCTCTAATCTCAGCTAGTTCAAGCCGGGCATTTGAAACTATGTCCAGTAGAATATAGATTTGGCTGTAGTAACAAAGTCCCCAAAATAACAATGCTGTTTCCATTGTCTATTGctttggggtgctgggtggctcagtcggttaaatgactgactcttgatttcagctcaggtcatgatctcggggtcctgggattgagccctgcatcgggctccttgctcagcggggaatctgtttctccccctgcctctccccctccgcctgcttgtgctttctctctctcaaataaataaataaaatctttttaaaaattaaaaaaaaatcaatctgtcATTGTCTGTTGCTTTGTAACAGACTATCCAAAaacgtagtggcttaaaacaacaaccatttattatttctcGCCATTCTTTGACCTGACTGGATGGTTCTTCTGCTCCACATGGTGTTACCTGGGGTCATTCAAGTGGCTGCATTTGGCTGGTGGCTGGCATGGCATGAAAGATCCAGATGACTTCTTTGACCTGCCTGGGGCCTTGGCACTTGCTATTGGCTGGGGTGCCTTGGTTTTTCTCCACATGGCCTTTTCCCACATGCTATCTTATCCTCTAGGGCCTCTTTGTATGGCCTCACTCTCCAGGAAGGGAGCTTGGACTTCCTTACAGCATGGCAGCTAGATTTCAAGAGAGTAAAACCAGAAGCTATAAGGCTTCTTAAGACCTATGCTCAGAACTGGCACAGTTCTAAACATCCCTTCCACCACGTTCTTTGTCAAAGCAAGTCTCAAGGTCAGCTCAGATGCAAGAGCAGGAAAAATGGACTCTCTGCCTCCTGTTGAAAGGGATGCATATAGGGAGGAAGAAATTCTTGGTGACCAAACCCCCAATTTGGAGACTACCTACCATGAGTGTCTTGAAACAAGGCAGATGTTTCTCTGTCACCTAACAGTCTAGGGTTGGTGTGGCTCCTCCAAGATGATGCGCACTGAGGCTTCTTCTGTCTTCTCGttctttcattttgatgatgttGTCCTCATCCACTTGTTCCAAGATTCCCACATTCAAATTCCAGCAAGTGAGAAAATCAAGAAGAGGAGTAGAGTGCATCCCTCCACAAAGGCTGAGACCTCTAAATTGCTCATTTACTTCCCACACTGCCCATCAGCCAGAACAAAGTTCTATGGCTACTCTACATGCAAATGAGGCCAGAAAATACAGTCTTTAGTTTGATGGGCAGATGCCCTGCTAAAAATTTCGtggaagaaggagcaggaggatATTGGAGGACACTAGCATTCTTATCTGCCAAGTGACTAATTGAAGAAGAAATAGTgggcatgggggcacctgggtggctcagtcggttaagcatctgcctttggctcaggtcatgatcccagggtcctgggatcaagccccacatcgggctccctgctcagcaggaagcctgctccccctgcttgtgttccctctctcgctgtctctctctctctgtcaaataaataaataaaatcttaaaaaaaaaaaaaagaaatagtgggCATGTCTGGGATACCCTTAGGCCTCTGCAGAGATCAAGAGCCATGTTTCAACCAACCTGTTACTGGTGGCCATTTAGTGCAATATTGAAagagtatttactgagcatctactatatgtgCTGGGGATATAACAGTGAACGAGGCAGGAAGGTTCCTGTTCTCCATTCTAGAGGAAGTAGCAGACAGTAAAAATGAGAACACACAATTTCAGAGAATTTCAGGTATGATaaatacaggaagaaaatgaaattggtgGTGGGAGGTGACTTGAGCAGTGGTGGTCAGGGGAGGCCTCTGTGAGGgtatgacatttgagctgagatctggaGGGTGAGAAGGGGCCAGCTCTACACAAACTTTGAGAAAAGCATCATAGGCAaggggaacagcaggtgcaaaggccctggggtgagaATGAACTTGActtaaacaagaaacaacaagaagGCCAGTGTAGTTGGAGTAGGGGAAGCGAGGGAAAGAGGGATAGGAGGGGAGGACAGAAAGATGGGCAGGtctttatgtaaatatatgcttttatttctcttgggtagatgcCTGCTtctgtggaattgctggatctcTGCATAGGTGAATATTTAcctttataagaaactaccaaactcttttccaaagtggtggtTCTATTCTTCATTTCCACTAGCAGCGTGAGATTTCCAATTGCTCCACATCTCTGCTGACACTTGAGagggtcagtctttttaattttagtcattccagtgggtgtgtagtggtatttcattgtggttttatttcgtatttccctaatgactaatgatgttgaacgcTTTTGcacatgcttattggccattcgtGTCTCTTCTTTTGTGACGTTATCTGTTCACGTTTTTTGGCCACTTACAAAATTGGCTCTCTGACTTTTCCAAAAGCTTCTTCTGGCCACTGTGGGGAGGATGGGCTGTAGGGGGCAAAagtagaagcagggggagtagggagGGGCTGTAGCTTCCACAGAGACAAGCCTGTCACGGGCTCAACACATTGCCTGCTTTCTGGCGAGGTCAGCCTTGGGTCTTGCCCAACTCTTGGGCTGCTTGCCAGGAGAGATTGAGACACTTTACAGATCTCATGGGAGGTGAAGCAGCCCTACTTCCTGGAGTCTGGCCCTGGGTGTGGGGTGGCTCCCAGTCAGTTGGGTGCCCTCCATCTCAGCCTTCTTTCACCCAATGACCCATCCCCCCATGGAGAGCCCAGGCCGACCAGCCCAGGCCAGCAGTCTGGGGTCTCTACCAGCACAGTCATACCAgttgctaaaatatttaaatacttcatttttggtTGGTAAAGAGCCCCTACCCCACCTCCCACAGATATCTGCCACCACCCCAGTCTGTTCCCTTGGGATACCTTGGACTTCCCCACATCTCAGCCACTAAAAGGGGGGCTCCAGGACTCAGACAGGGCCCTATGGCCACAGCTGCTTGATTGGTCGGTGCATGAGTGTGCTGGCTATGAGACCGAATTCTGGGGACAGCTCGGGCCTGGCTGGAGTCAGGAGGATCAGACCGGGGGCCTGAGTCTGAGGGGTTCAGGGAAGATGTTTATCAAGGCGAGCCCAGAACTGGAGACTTGCAGTACTAATAACAATAACTGTAATGAGGAGGATGGTGATTAAGATTCactgagcaggggcgcctgggtggctcagtctttaggcgtctgccttcggctcgagtcgtggtcccagggtcctgggatcgagccccgcatcgggctccctgctcagcgggaagcctgcttctccctctcccactctccctgcttgtgttccctttctcgctgtgtctctctctgtcaaataaataaataaaatcttaaaaaaaaaaagattcactgaGCAGCTACAGCGTGCCAGGCAGATGTTACAAACACAATAAAACTGGACCCCAGAAGCCCTGCCGCCACAGTGTGCGCCCCCAGCCCGGCCTGAGGGAGCCCACGAGCACCAGCACCAGAGTCAGATCAAGACCCTCCAGGCTCAGAGCTTCCTCTGCTCTCTGACTGCCCCGTGGCTCACTCAGCTTCAGCCACCTGGAGGCCCTCCGGAGCCTGTTCTCTCTGCGCTCACTGCAGgcctggttggggggggggagggggagtggcgGCGGTGGTTCTTTAGCAACTGGACTGGGCCAGGCCTGGGTGATGGCGGCTGTTGGTAGCCAGTGCTACCCCCGACTGAGCCCTGACCCTCCTCTGGCTTCCAAATCCCCCCACCACGAAGGGCCACTCAGTGTCTGTCCCATGACCGGCATCCagtttccccttttctctcctgaGACCAGGCCCAGGGAGCTGTGGGGTGTGACGCCtggatgggggaagggggctTCCTGCTGTGGGCCCATCCCCCCAGGCCCTAACCTCAGGTTCCTCCTAAGGagccccagctcatgctctggTCGGGGGGACTAGAAGTCCCTGTCTCCTCCTGGGTGCCTTCCCTCCGTCCTCACTTCCAGCTACTTCCTCAGCCCAGCCCAGTGGTCAGCATGTCGTCCCCCACTCGCCTCACCCCAAACCCCCAGTCCTGTGTCTGTGCTGTGCATATCTGTGTCACTGtctatccctctctcttttttctcggCCTCGCcgcccctttctccttccctatcTTTCatcttggttcttttttctttctctctaaggGTCAAATATCTGTCCTTGGGTCCTGTGTTTCCCTCTCAGCtttatttgctgtgtgactttgcacGAGTGTCTGTACCTTTCTGTACAATGGGGATGACGAGAGCATCTACCTCCGATGGGTGTTGTGGGGGTTAAAAGAGTTAACACCTTAGGACCGAACGCCTGCTGCTCATTAGTGCCCATATCCTGATGGCTCTCTTTTAATATCCTATAAACATCACAAAGTTCTGATGATCAGATAATTATAGCTGGTGCTTATAAAAAGCTGACGAGTGTCGGACCCTGTTCTAGAGACATTAATCCATTTGCTCCCCAAACCCCTACAAAATAGGCGCTATTTtactcctcattttacagataaggaaactgaggcccagagaggttgaatgACTTGTTTAAGTTTGCCCAGCCAGGAAGAGGCAAAACTCGCTTCAGTAATAGCCACTGACTCTTCCTGGTACACTGAGGGCTGACCCCTGATCGGGGGTGGATGGGCACATGTACCCTTTTTCCTCTTATGTCCAGTGGTTAGGGGCCACAGCATGGCCCCCAGGGCGTCTTGGTCTAATTCTTCCTGGCATTATCTGTCTCCGTCCCTCCTCCTGTattgtcccctcctccctcctgccaccaCCCACCTCAGACTTCCTCCTTCACTTGGTTGGACGCTACACCACATCCCACCAGCCCTTGGACTCCGGTATCCAGCAGTGTCGCCTGCGTCATGGGGGTCCTTGGACCTTCCAACAGGCTCCTgttcctgcctctccttctgacTGTGGGTGGTGAGTTGGGGGCTTCTACAGCTGCCTCCTGAGTCCCTGGGCTCAGCttggggcagagcagggagcgggGTAGAAAGAGAACcaaaagggaggtgggggaaagcaGATCCCCAGTTCCCCAAAACTTATGGCTGTCTCCCAGAGCCTGAGACCCCAAGATGTGGCCGCTGGtaacagcagggggaggggactcTACGGATGTTGCAACAGGACAAGTTGGGGTAGAAGTAACTTAGTCCAGTGACCTTGATGCTGGCCCACAGGTCCCACCAGACATCGCTTTCCACTCTTAATCTCCTAGCTATCAGGACCCACCCTCCCCAGCTTCTGTGCCCACCCTCCAATCACAGCCCCATGCCTCAAtttaccttctttttctctcctcaggTTTCAGCCCTGTCCAGGCACAGAACGGTAGGCCTGGACTCTGAAGTTCCCCTCTCTACCTCCTAAAGACCTCCCCATCTCTGTCTGTTCCCCAGTCTCTCCACACCTTCCCCTGCTGACACCTCCTGCCAGTTCCCATCTCCCACtgaccacccccaacccctgtgCCACATTCTCAGGATGCAACTGCTCTGTGGTAAGTCCTGGGGTGCTGGCGGGGATCGTGCTGGGGGACCTGGTGCTGACCTTCCTCATCGCCTTGGCTGTGTACTCCTTGGGCCGGCTGTTCCCTCGGGGGCGAGGGGCTGTGGAGGGTGAGTGAGGCTGGCAGGGGATAGCCTGGGACCCTCTGAGGGAGGGGTAAGCTCCCAAGTCACAACCATCCAAAGGGACAATGATGGAGGGGCTGATTTTGCAGCAGCAAAATGGTCCCAATTCACCACCTTAACTATCTCTGCACTCTGCGCtactccccatcccccagcagtGACCAGGAAACCACGCATCACTGAGACAGAATCGCCTTATCAGGTGAGAAAACCAGCTTCTCTTCCTCACATCTCACTCTTACCCTGTGGGTGTCTGTCCTAAACATTTCCCCAGTCCTTCTAGAACCTAGACCCTAAAGCCACTTTCTCAGCAACATTTCAAACCCTCAAAGACTCATGGGGCATCTGTCCAAAGCTGCCTTCAATGATCAATCATGACCTTATGCTCAGCTTAAAATGTGTGAGAAAACATAGGGAGGGCTTTACCTTCGCAAGAGCAAACGTAGGCCATAGTGAGAAGGCAGGCACGGAATTGTTCAGGACAGGATGGTTTCTGGGAGAAGCTCTCAGAAGGGCAGAGGACATAATTCAGCCCTTATTTGGTAACTCCGAAGAGAggagttttagaattttttggAAGATCCTATATCCCTTTGAGAAGCTGATGAAAGCTAGAGACTCCTCagaaaaatccacataaaaatttataaaattgtgcATATAATCTAGGGTTGGCACAGGTATCTTGAAACCCTTCTTAACCaccatgcaggggcgcctgggtggctcagtcagttaagcatctgactcttgattttggctcaggtcatgatctcagggttgtgggatcaagccctgtctggcttcgtgctcagtgggggtctgcttgggattctctctctccctctccctctgcccttccactcccactcgttctctctctctctcaaataaataaatctaaaacgaAAAATGATTCCCCCTCCACGTGCgcatgcgcgcgctctctctctaaaaaaaagagcCACCACTCAGATAGAGGCATCTTTCCATTGCTTGCCTCTCTATCAGTGCCCTTTAGGGGGTCATGGGCTCCTGTGAGAATCTAATGGAAGCCAAACAGACCCCTTCCCATAAAGGTGCACACCCAGACATTTGCTTATGATTTCAGGGATTCAGTCTGAGGGCCTCTTGAGGCCATagaccccaccccccaaaattgTAAGCCTTGTTCTGTGAAGTCTCTTACTTATCTGCAGCCAGGTTTGCTTTGCCTCACTTGTGGATAAAAAGTCTCTTTGTAAAGTGTAAGCATCTCGAGTTTGGCTTTGTGAGGTCCAGAAGAATGAGGGAATTTTCAGTTACCGGGGGTAGTGAAATTTTAGGGCAAAGCAATATTCTAATTTATTCATCCTTCAGTGgaatttgttgagcacctacatAGCAAGAGAGTTTACATCCCAGTTGGGGAGATGGACTTGAAGCAAATTAAGAGATCAGAAAATTTGGGGAGGTATCACGGGGAAATAAAACTGGTGTGACCGTGACTGGAGTGTGTGTCTGGTGGGGAGAAGTTAGATGGCAAAATCAAGAAatgcttctctgaggaagtgacatgagctgagacttgaagggGGAGAAGGAACCATCCCTGGGAATATCTAGGAAACCCGTGTTCCAGGCGGAGAGAACAGcttatgcaaaggccctgaggctggggcGAAATGATGAGGCAGAGGAGACAGGGAAACACTAAATGCACTTGATTAAGATCCAGATCTTTTCCATGGCTGCAAGGTTGAAGAAGCTGCTAGGAGCCTTATAGGCCACTGGGAGAAGGCTGAATTTTGTTATAAGTTTATTCAGTGGACCTCACCCACTAATGGTTCCCACCCTGTCCCTCCCATTAGGAGCTTCAAGGTCAGAGGTCAGATGTCTATAGTGACCTCAAAACACAGAGGCCTTATTACAAATGAGCCCAAACCACAGCAGTCAGCAACCTGATGCCTGGATCCGGTCATTCCTGATGCCTCCCTAGCACCCTATTCCTACTCCCACCAAGACACAGATCCACAGAGTGCCCTCCCTGAGGGGTCAGACTTCTTTCCACTACTGTTCCCAAATAAACATGGCACACAAAAACACTGTTGAGTTATTCCAGATCTCTCGGCTGAGGGGGCAGGGATATGTGGGGTTCTGGGGGATCATGGACCCAGAAACAGCTAAATGGGAGGGAGGTTTGGGGACCTTGGGGTTCTTTGAGGAAGAATCAGAACCAGAGGTAGTTTAATTGCTTTATTCCACCCCAAAGTGGGGAGTGCGTTTCCTGTGCGGCCGCACACAATGTGGGATGAGAGGGTCAGAAGTCAAAGGTCTCACAAGGGGGTCAGCCCCTGCCCAGCATGTTGATGTAGACTTTGTcatcttctgggggtgggggagagaaagcatgaggccTGACCACCTACCACCCACCCACATCTCCACCTTCCTGGGGACCCCCTGCCTCAGGGGTTTCCTCCGGAGTTCCCCCCTGCACGGCCTCCAGGGTTTCCCCAGCATCTCCTCCAGGGCTTCCCTGGGGGGCCCCTCCCTTGGGGACGCCCTCTCTAGGGACACCTCTCCCTCCGGGCCCCACCCTGTCTCTGCCCTCACCTAGGGGGGGCCTGTGGCGTGGGCAGGCACACACAAACACCACGGCAACGATGAGCAACGACACCACCACGTCGGCAGCCATGAGCCCTGCCAGGATTGGCAGAGAGAGGGGCCCACATCCGGAACAGGAACCTGGAGAGTGCGGCAGAGACAAGAAGGCGCTTGAGGGAGGTCCCAAACCCTGAGGGCTGCACTCGGGGCCTATGGGGCCCGAGGAAGTCCCTGGGGGGAGGCAGGAGTGTCTGAGATTCCCTGAGGTTGACTTGGGGGATGAAAAGGGAGGTGGGGGTCTGGAGAgaagcccggggcggggggcgggcgggggcgggggcgtcCCAGCATAGAGAGATATATGTGGTTCTTTGGGCATAGTGGGTACTCCCAAAGAAGGCTGGGGGGTGGCCGAGTCCCTGGGGCTTCAATTTGGTGATGAGGCAGTGATCTGGGGACCCAGAGAGGACTGCAGTTCCCCTGGGGGCTCTGATTTGGGGCTGAGAGGTGAGCTGGCGACCTAGAGAGCCACCGGGAGTGTTCCAGGACCCTCAGGCCACACTTCAGGGATAGAAGCAGTACCACGGCAAAAGGGAAGGGGTGCTGATTTCTCACCTGGGGTCACCCCagctgcagccactgtgaaaagagagggaaagtggATTAGCAGGGAGAGGTGCTGTCCTGAGAAGTAACCTCCATTCCGGAGAGAGCAAATGAGAAAGAGGCCAGAGAGATAGAAAATCAGAAGTAGAAGTAGAGACAGACCCAGCAGTGAGAAGCAGAGATTGATAGGCAGCTACCCCAGACTGAGCTTCTCTCCCCAAAGAACCAGGCTCTCAAGCCAGAACAGATCTCCAGGAAGGAAGGGGTCCTGGGAGGACGTGCCCTTAGCACTCCTCCCTTCAGAGGCCACCCAAGCCACCCCTCTCATAAGgactctgcctgccgccccccatAACCACTGGCTTTACCTGGGAGCAAAAGCAGGAGCAGCATGACACCTGAAGGGGCcatggggggctgggggcaagaAGCGGTCTGGCAAAAGGCTTTGGTCCAGAGAAGTCCTGAGGAACAGTGGGGGAGTAAAGAAGGAGCAATAGCGGATGTCGCCCTGCTGGTGGCAAGGTCACCTGCTTCCTGTGTgagggtgtgggagggggagaagtggTGGGTCCCTGTGACTGCCTTTGGGGATGAACTGGGGGTAGGGTCAGAGACCAGGGAGGCTGCTATGATTGTCCCAGGTGGGAGGTGACAGATGGACCAGGTTGTGGGCATTGAGGAGATTCTGAAGAGATTTTGGAGGTAGAACCAACAAAACTTGCTGATCCACTAGGTATgggtgtgtatgagagagagggaTTCAGGATGAACAAAGCTTCTGGACTAACCAACTGAAAAGACTGAGTATCTTTtgacagagatggagaaggaggggagcagGTTTAGGGGGAAAGTGCCAAGGTCTGGGGACACTGAGTTGGAAATGCCTGATAGATCTCCCTGCAGAACTGGATGACCACAGCTGCA
Encoded proteins:
- the LOC110590156 gene encoding TYRO protein tyrosine kinase-binding protein isoform X4 → MGVLGPSNRLLFLPLLLTVGGCNCSVVSPGVLAGIVLGDLVLTFLIALAVYSLGRLFPRGRGAVEVTRKPRITETESPYQELQGQRSDVYSDLKTQRPYYK
- the LOC110590156 gene encoding TYRO protein tyrosine kinase-binding protein isoform X2, which translates into the protein MGVLGPSNRLLFLPLLLTVGGFSPVQAQNGCNCSVVSPGVLAGIVLGDLVLTFLIALAVYSLGRLFPRGRGAVEVTRKPRITETESPYQELQGQRSDVYSDLKTQRPYYK
- the LOC110590156 gene encoding TYRO protein tyrosine kinase-binding protein isoform X1, with the translated sequence MGVLGPSNRLLFLPLLLTVGGFSPVQAQNGCNCSVVSPGVLAGIVLGDLVLTFLIALAVYSLGRLFPRGRGAVEAVTRKPRITETESPYQELQGQRSDVYSDLKTQRPYYK
- the LOC110590156 gene encoding TYRO protein tyrosine kinase-binding protein isoform X3 codes for the protein MGVLGPSNRLLFLPLLLTVGGCNCSVVSPGVLAGIVLGDLVLTFLIALAVYSLGRLFPRGRGAVEAVTRKPRITETESPYQELQGQRSDVYSDLKTQRPYYK
- the HCST gene encoding hematopoietic cell signal transducer is translated as MAPSGVMLLLLLLPVAAAGVTPGSCSGCGPLSLPILAGLMAADVVVSLLIVAVVFVCACPRHRPPLEDDKVYINMLGRG